In Solanum lycopersicum chromosome 5, SLM_r2.1, the following are encoded in one genomic region:
- the LOC104647252 gene encoding protein PLASTID REDOX INSENSITIVE 2, chloroplastic-like, which translates to MALYLPTFTIAAASILNYSIQHKPKTSLKLHLSKPISRNHLSVPHSSTQTQKQVYPDPIPEFAVAETNKFRVELLKKLSKEKEIRGDELDDVISVCAEIFNEFLHNEYGGPGTLLVEPFTDMMVALKERKLSGAASAARASLLWAQNCVDQDWETWNSKHLR; encoded by the exons ATGGCGCTTTACCTTCCAACTTTCACCATTGCAGCTGCTTCAATCTTGAATTATTCAATTCAACACAAACCCAAAACCTCTCTTAAGCTTCACTTGTCAAAACCCATCTCAAGAAATCACTTATCAGTTCCTCACAGCTCAACACAGACTCAGAAACAAGTGTATCCTGACCCAATCCCTGAATTTGCTGTTGCT GAGACTAACAAGTTCAGGGTGGAGCTCTTGAAGAAACTGTCCAAGGAAAAGGAGATTCGTGGAGACGAACTTGATGATGTTATTAGTGTTTGTGCTGAG atttttaatgaATTCTTGCACAATGAATATGGAGGACCTGGGACACTACTTGTGGAGCCTTTTACTGATATGATGGTAGCTCTCAAAGAAAGGAAACTTTCAGGAGCGGCATCGGCTGCACGAGCATCACTATTATGGGCTCAAAATTGCGTTGATCAAGATTGGGAGACTTGGAACTCAAAACACCTAAGATAA
- the LOC101263113 gene encoding uncharacterized protein, which translates to MGNCQAVDAAALVIQHPNGKIDRMYWPMTASEVMKMNPGHYVSLIIPLPISSDDNSNDKTVRFTRVKLLRQTDTLVLGRAYRLVTTQEVMKVLRAKKHAKMKKNQPELQDNQRSSCEVEAGNSESDKNKAKRHEGNRQRPGTTNLAAASSSKSWRPSLQSISESNS; encoded by the exons ATGGGGAATTGCCAGGCTGTTGATGCAGCTGCACTAGTAATACAACATCCAAATGGTAAGATAGACAGGATGTATTGGCCTATGACAGCTAGTGAAGTTATGAAAATGAACCCTGGTCACTATGTTTCACTCATCATACCTCTTCCTATCTCCTCCGATGACAACTCCAATGATAAAACTGTTCGTTTCACACGCGTTAAACTTCTCCGTCAAACAGACACTTTAGTCCTTGGCAGAGCTTATAGACTTGTCACAACACAAG AGGTGATGAAGGTATTGAGAGCTAAGAAACATGCAAAGATGAAAAAGAATCAACCAGAGTTGCAAGACAATCAAAGATCAAGCTGTGAAGTTGAAGCTGGAAACTCTGAATCAGATAAGAACAAG GCTAAAAGACATGAAGGAAACAGGCAAAGACCTGGAACAACAAACTTAGCTGCTGCTTCAAGCTCGAAATCATGGCGTCCGAGTTTACAGAGTATCTCTGAGTCCAATAGCTAA